A genomic region of Serratia fonticola contains the following coding sequences:
- a CDS encoding Wadjet anti-phage system protein JetD domain-containing protein: protein MTESESLPYNALVWLKKIDHRLKAKNHEKKNTDGKIVMQVLRWCIALDLIPANSLLLPEFLFTTMLLNKISDTQQRLKQANFRDDLSLKSRIESAQLSDQEIKTAGVRPQQHRVLLHLNQPLVSELGMIIEVVDTDWRNITLTQFDVLIVVENQDCFYHLALFDYSQCDFCSPLIIYRGDRTYSKGAAALKRCWLKTGKTAIYFGDFDPKGVSIAMNEGYHFMLLPSPDAVIKKSSPVMFPDVQLKFLPELLRGEIHCHFRDYLLVLEKHHALRQQKMQGDILQVVPLSMRGFL, encoded by the coding sequence ATGACCGAATCAGAATCGTTGCCGTATAACGCACTCGTCTGGCTGAAAAAAATTGATCATCGCCTGAAAGCGAAAAATCACGAGAAGAAAAATACCGACGGTAAAATCGTGATGCAGGTTTTGCGTTGGTGTATAGCGCTGGATTTGATCCCAGCTAACAGTTTGTTGCTGCCTGAGTTCCTTTTTACAACGATGTTACTAAATAAGATTTCAGATACTCAACAACGTCTTAAACAGGCAAACTTTCGTGACGATCTTAGTTTAAAGAGCCGCATTGAGAGCGCACAGTTAAGCGATCAGGAGATTAAAACGGCGGGAGTTCGACCACAGCAGCATCGAGTACTGCTCCATCTTAATCAGCCCTTAGTCAGTGAGTTGGGGATGATTATTGAGGTTGTCGATACGGATTGGCGTAATATTACGCTGACGCAGTTTGATGTTCTTATCGTGGTGGAAAATCAGGATTGTTTCTACCATCTGGCACTTTTTGATTATTCCCAATGCGATTTCTGTTCGCCTCTGATTATTTACCGTGGTGATCGGACATATAGCAAAGGGGCTGCTGCATTGAAGCGTTGTTGGTTGAAAACAGGGAAAACTGCGATCTATTTTGGCGATTTTGACCCAAAAGGGGTCAGTATCGCAATGAATGAAGGTTATCATTTTATGTTACTACCTTCGCCAGACGCGGTGATAAAAAAATCCTCTCCAGTGATGTTTCCTGATGTGCAGTTAAAATTCTTGCCTGAATTATTAAGAGGTGAGATACATTGCCATTTTCGTGACTATCTGTTGGTTTTGGAAAAACATCATGCGCTTAGGCAGCAGAAAATGCAGGGAGATATTCTACAGGTGGTTCCTCTGTCAATGAGGGGTTTTCTGTAA